One genomic segment of Carassius auratus strain Wakin chromosome 29, ASM336829v1, whole genome shotgun sequence includes these proteins:
- the LOC113048099 gene encoding serine/threonine-protein kinase 38-like: protein MAMTGGMAAPLPMSNHTRERVTVAKLTLEHFYSTLLTQHEERETRQKKLEKVMDEEGLPDEEKSMRRSLHARKETEFLRLKRTRLGLDDFESLKVIGRGAFGEVRLVQKKDTGHIYAMKILRKSDMLEKEQVAHIRAERDILVEADGAWVVKMFYSFQDKRNLYLIMEFLPGGDMMTLLMKKDTLSEEATQFYIAETVLAIDSIHQLGFIHRDIKPDNLLLDSRGHVKLSDFGLCTGLKKAHRTEFYRNLTHNPPSDFSFQNMNSKRKAETWKKNRRQLAYSTVGTPDYIAPEVFMQTGYNKLCDWWSLGVIMYEMLIGYPPFCSETPQETYRKVMNWRETLIFPPEVPISERAKDLILRYCTDAENRVGSGSVDEIKSHPFFESVDWEHIRERPAAISIDIKSIDDTSNFDDFPESDILQPVTNVTEPDFKSKDWVFLNYTYKRFEGLTQRGTIPTYMKAGKA, encoded by the exons ATGGCCATGACGGGAGGCATGGCAGCGCCGCTCCCGATGAGTAACCACACACGTGAGAGAGTGACGGTGGCCAAACTCACGCTGGAGCACTTCTACAGCACCCTGCTCACTCAGCACGAGGAGCGGGAGAcgag GCAGAAGAAGCTGGAGAAGGTGATGGATGAGGAGGGTTTACCTGATGAAGAG AAGAGTATGAGGCGCTCTCTGCACGCTCGTAAGGAGACCGAGTTTCTACGGCTCAAGAGGACCCGTCTTGGTCTCGATGACTTTGAGTCCCTTAAAGTGATCGGGAGAGGAGCATTTGGTGAG GTGCGCCTGGTTCAGAAAAAGGACACGGGTCACATTTATGCCATGAAGATCCTCAGGAAATCCGACATGTTGGAGAAAGAGCAG GTGGCTCATATCCGGGCCGAGAGAGATATCCTGGTGGAGGCTGATGGCGCCTGGGTAGTGAAGATGTTCTACAGCTTTCAAGATAAACGCAATCTGTATCTCATCATGGAGTTTCTGCCTGGAG gAGATATGATGACTCTGCTGATGAAGAAAGACACGCTGTCAGAAGAAGCTACGCAGTTTTATATTGCAGAGACTGTCCTGGCCATTGACTCCATTCACCAGCTGGGCTTCATTCACAGGGATATCAAACCTGACAACCTGCTGCTCGACTCACGG GGCCATGTCAAACTGTCGGACTTTGGCCTCTGCACAGGCCTGAAGAAGGCCCATCGGACTGAATTTTACAGGAACCTCACGCACAACCCTCCCAGTGACTTCT CTTTCCAAAACATGAATTCAAAACGGAAGGCAGAAACATGGAAGAAGAACCGAAGACAGCTG GCGTATTCAACCGTCGGGACGCCAGACTATATCGCCCCTGAGGTTTTCATGCAGACGGGCTACAACAAGCTTTGTGACTGGTGGTCTCTTGGAGTGATCATGTACGAGATGTTGATAG GCTACCCACCCTTCTGTTCCGAGACGCCACAGGAAACCTACAGGAAGGTCATGAACTGGCGAGAAACGCTAATTTTCCCCCCTGAAGTCCCCATTTCAGAGAGAGCCAAGGACTTGATCCTTAG GTATTGCACAGATGCAGAAAACAGGGTTGGATCAGGAAGTGTGGATGAAATCAAATCTCACCCTTTCTTCGAGTCCGTGGACTGGGAGCATATCAG GGAGAGACCTGCTGCTATTTCCATTGACATCAAGAGCATCGATGATACGTCCAACTTTgatgactttccagagtcagacATTCTACAGCCAG TAACAAATGTAACAGAACCAGACTTCAAGTCCAAGGACTGGGTTTTCCTTAACTACACCTACAAACGCTTTGAGGGATTGACACAGCGTGGCACCATCCCCACTTATATGAAGGCAGGCAAGGCCTGA